The genomic window tagcatttattgccaagattgattcttctctggatttcagtgctgatgttgttgctagtgttgatgctggttcccaaataaacgaagtcttttactatttccaaattatggctaccaacagtagcgtggttgccaaggcgcgtatgcgctgactctttgctcgatgacagcaggtacttcgttttgccctcattcaccatcaaacccatctttaccgcttctttttcttttttcgaaataTTATGCAAGTAAATTCCATttcatttatgaaaatatttttagaaaaaagtgGAGCGGTTTCGGTATGTAATTTTAGCAGTCGACAAGACTTTACATTACCTTTAATCCATTTTTCTTTTTACAAATACAATAAGtattgaattaaaaataaatatatttttaaaataaatatttgtatatttcatTATTCAGTCTTTTTTTTAGTTTGCAGATTGTGTAAATAAGGCAGGTCATATATCTTAAAACTACAATATAAAATAACAACTCCAATgcaaaataataaaaacggaaTAAAATCAATTCGcaaaaagaaactaaaaattAACTCTAAAAATAAATGcatataatatttcaaaaaatgttttgcATACGCGTTCCCACACCCTCATCATTGAAAGTTAAACCTTGATGATGATGCGATTAGTAGAACAAAATTCGAAGCATGCAGGCAAGCAGGTACAAATGGAAATGTTAGTTGCAGGTAATAGAAGGAAAATCATGGAATCGCAAGCAATTGCCAAGATTGAAATTGGCAGCTCAAAACATTTTCAGCGCAGAACGAAAGACAGCCATTGctactggaaatattattaaagagGCAGTTGCTGACAGTGTGGATATATCTACCATTCAGATCATACACAAAGCACCTGAGTTGAAGGAAGATACTATACTGCCAAGCAGCTGCACCTATTCCACTGTTTACGCAATTTTATGACCTCCCTTTCATATCCAGCAGCCAGCTTTGTCATTTTAACCTGGTTCCATGCATCTCTCTTCTTTGCTATCATCGCACCATCATTTGATTTATCCTCTATGATGTGGATGTGGGACGCAATGCATTCACGCAAGCAGGCCTTTTCCCCTATGGTCCAATTTCCCTCACGGACTCTTTGTTTCGTTTCCTAGAACAACAAtgaagttatttatttaaaatacttacaATTTCGGTTTCTACTTACATTTATCTGctgcattttaaaatatttgtgtaaaaataaataaatggaaaaaTGGCGAAATAAATGTTGTCGCTTTGCCGGTATGTATCCTTTTTGTAAATATCAGCAGGTAAAGGGTGATATTTTAAAATAGCTGAAATTCCTTCGTTACGCCTATCGAAACTTTTTTTTCATGTGGTTACCCTGTACATGCTAATTTTAGCTGATATCTGTGTTTAATATGACTATGACAGACAAACATTTTAAATGGTATTCtaaatttaggcaagattttaactaaagagtattttagtcagcgactatgactacgggccattatattaaattattatacatagaatacgagtaaattagaaaaaaaaacaaaaacggcccctattatgagacaatatcgatcttcgactgtggtcgaaagagctaaTCGAACggattttcattcggtattatgacgcgcgttcgatgaaggcaagcgttattgtgaatttcgataaattcaaaagtccACAATAGCAAatttccaatactctgtcaaataaaataaaattaataaacaaaagcaaaactagttattaaattcaaatattaaaaataaaagtaagacTACGAAGGAATTGTGGTTTGacgattcgtcagatgaagaggaaagcttactggagctagccagaagtagaagacgggtgagggatgcttcaaatcctttggaaatgaattccagCACGTAAGTGTGCTTTAATTTGCTCGATTTCGAAAGCTTTGTTTTATTTTCCATCCACATAACCGATTTTCggatttttcaaaattgtgaTATTAAAAAGTGATGTGATTGCGCTGCCCAAATAAGCCATCTTCTGCAatattagaaattttcgatattgcaaAATTGCGTGTTCTTTCGTTCAAAATATCAAAGTACCAACAATCTATGCTTATTGGCTGCGGGTAAATGCCTTTTCGGCTATGTTCGAAACTTTCAGTACTATAAAAAATTTCGAATACATGCTTGCAGTCGAAATAAGGCATTTGACAATTTGTATGTTAGTGTTTAAAAGGCCAATATAGATAATAAGGAGCTCTTTGACGCTGTAATATGTAATGTTCGCACTTTGAATATTAGAATAGTGTGAATAGTGAAATtattgaaattataagttttgtttatagatttattcaaagcttcagactgtccaaagaagcgctcattgacttgttgtccagtacatATGAACTGCGGaagcaatgcacaagagccaagtctattcctaaTATTCTAAAATTATAACAGTTTGTAACGTACACCTAGTGTGGATctgcccctttgcgcaatcaaggtggattgcccccagctagctcagtgcgaggggtcggggcccttaacccttgtccacttTGATGCGTGGCGGTTGTTACAATCATCTCCTCTTCCTGTAGAGATGCACACTCCTCGCaggaagcccaccctaccttggaccgctcgattaTTACGACTTTCAGCAGGTCCCCTTTTCTTTCTGCTCCGTCTGACTCCTCTTACCTACCTGTCGTTATCTTCCCCCTCCCCAACCGATCAAATTAGCACACCATatttacttttttctttctttcaatatgacattttaatgaaaaaaaaacttactaTCTATACTgacaaaatttaatcaaatgaTTCCTAAAATTCAGGCTCTGAGTTTTACACAGATTTCCTATGCCGCAAGGATTACCATAAGTGTGCTTATAACaaataaatgttttatatttcAACTCCACATACGCAAACTATTACATATAATATCATCATCAAACATGCGTAggtttatgtataattttctagacgataaaagaaaaattatttcaaattccgaaaaaatttttaatcaaacaaaaaaaaaggacatGCGTCTTAAGGATACAGAAAatgatgtaatttttttttcttttctggccttaattaaaaatacatacatacaataaaaattttaatcacAAAAATGTTTGCATTCGATTACATACAacgtttaccaaaaaaaaatatttatgtaaattttaacaaaatgttgGATTGCGCAGTGAATGCACCGTTataaggtaaatttttgttcgtgaGTTTTTGGACTTTGGACAAGAATTATGAATTATTTACACAAATAAACCCAATTATACAAACATATGCATTCAATAGATATTTATACACGGAAATTCTTTCTGTACAAATCTAAAATGTAGACATCAATGTATTAACCAAATTTTATACTTCTTACGGGCCTATCAGTCGCCAAAAGTAAACCAAACGACTTCACACTCAACTTGAGTAAAAATTTCAGTTACCTAAAACACCCTACACGCTATTTTAATATGGCTGGGGATCTGTTGGAAGTGAAATGTCTGTATCTGCCAATGCGcagtaaaaaaaaacttcttttgCATGAATTTACCCGTTTGGTGTATTTTTCCTTATGTCCGACCTCCAGACTACCGTTTACACAATTCGATATTTTTCTAACcctaattttaacaagtatataTCAAAATATAATCGCCTAATAGACGAATTATGGATATGGTTTCGCaaccttaattaaaaaaaattgtttaataaaaatatgacGGTTGGGCGCCATTATTAATTATGATTGTCACGTACACATACATttgtggatccgcccctttgcgcaatcaaggtggaattgcCTGACTAGCTCAGACGGTAGAGCATGAGACTCTTAATCTCAGGGTCGTGGGTtcgtgccccacgttgggcgccatattaataataattgtcacgtacacctgctaatggtgaatccgcccctttgcgcaatcaaggtgggcaagggttaagggccccgacctctcgccctgagctagctggcggacattccaccttgattgcgcaaaggggcggattcacctctaacaggtgtacgtgacaagttctccgattttgtgctcagggatcctataaactgagcattggaaacgaaaatgcactcggacttgcccagccgactgtgtctgtggtactatcagaggtgttgaatgtcttggaaatttttatttgtgaaagatggataatTGAAATCAGTCTTTCAAtctgttgttttgtactcacgaccttggaccaatataaaattaattcaaatagtttaaaattactactagGTAGTAAAGAAGTAGAACATAACTaccaaaaacttacattttaaacaattctttttctattcgatacagcgtcgacaacaaaatttctattcgcttgaaaattagatacacaacgaaaatttcgacaaagGTTTctatgttcgatagccagcgaacatcgaataatgctcataataggggccaaagttcatagaccgtatagccgactattacaaaacccatgacggtttatcaccAGCGATCCACATATTGCAGGCTTGACATTTAGCgtatcaggccatcaatgcactttgtaagtttctatttataacttgttttctacccccagcgggttaggtggttagaatatacccgcggtaggtatgcctgtcgtaagaggcgactaagataccagattcaaggaattgtgtagcgcaaccttttcaggttgtcagcgcaatatatagcttctctaaacccaattgtcaacctcatctatccgtggcgtatcctgtttatttaacagccgaagctctggcgaccccgaactcctcatggatctagggggtgggagtgcggtatggccaagaaggtcgcatgtggtcataacaaatcgttcccgagatggtcgggcttggtacaggaacgcaccggatctgcatccggcaaaggaccatcaacatcaataatactccccaagcccttcggggagtgtgcttatcgctgcaacaataacaacaacaactaaaaatgtACGATGAAATATTTATTGCTTttgaatgcaaaaaaacaaagttctttaTACTTAAATCGTCCCTACTTACaaataggcggccgccgtggtatgatgatagcgtgctccgcacACCACCGAACCACACCGAATATCCGGGGATCTCTCcacgggcaaatcaacatcaaaatttcagaaacaaggtttttcaattagaaaaacaatttccaagcgcggtcgcccctcggcagtgtttggcaagcactctgtgtgtatttctgccatgaaaagctctcagtgaaaacttatctgccttgcagatgccgttcggagccggcataaaacaagtaggtcccgtcccgtaggaatatttaaaaggagcacgacgcaaattggaagagaagctcggcctgaaatctcttcggaagttatctagccttacatttatttatttatttttttacttacaaATAAGCTGGAAAGACCTCGTCACATTGCTAGTACATCGTTATCTTAAAAGTTCATATGTATTAAATTCTACTACATGCATCATAAATGAGTTACGTTCTGTAATACGCATCCAGAATAAATCACTTTTGAAATTATTTCGATtggtattatttattaatttataaaattGCTATTTCATTTTTCTATAATTTGTGAATTCTTCTTTCCTTTACTTTGCTTTGTGATTTATGTATAAGTTTACatgattttcttaaaatttatttttttattaattatcatttattattattttttagttaTTCCAAATCACATGCAATGAATCaattttatacatatttacaaatatatatatatatatatatatttttgctataaacttataaaaatatttacaaagcgaacaaatttaacaaataaattagttagttagTTTTATAGGTAACAAGTGCTAGTAATATAGTTAGTAAAATGTGATGACTCCATATAGGCAACCTCCTAAAGGAAATACAACCTGATGTCACAAACGTTAAGTTATATGACAAATCGTTAAACATCATTATACATTGGTATTTGTTGTCACTTTCGTCGTCCGTTCTTTGGACAGCAATTGCACTTGTGCTATATTTTCCATCACTAAGCTCGGTTGAATTGATTGATACGATGTCAATTCGTTCTCCATCGATGGTCCTAATTGGATAGAATAAAAAAAAGCAGGAAAATTTATAGGTAGTTTATATCACATAGAATACAAATATAAGCTGAAACGATGTGATATTGCATGGTATGATAAGATTAGATATGTAGTGATATGTTCTAAATGTATGCAACTATTCTGTCCTGATCTGACGCGAATAATAACAAATTATGTTACTTATAAAAATTGGTTAAAAACGGCGTCGTTCCTCGCTAGTGTTCACGCACATTTTCGCATTACAGGTTAAGGTCTACCTCCGAACTAGTGTTAATCGGCTGCAGAGCGGGACAGTTGGCAGTAATTATTATACCAACAATGCTTAGATCTGAGAAATATGTATTTAATCTAATTAATCAAAGGCAGCTACTATTTCGGAACCACCTACGACTGAACCAGTTAGGAACGCGTTAAAGGGACTCAAAGGGTTGATAAGCGCTATGCAAAGCTTTATAGTTTCAGAGCTTCCACAACACAACCTCAACTACGCGAGGGGACtccttttacaaatatgaatatttcaTTCACACCTGCACTAATGCAATTCGCTGCAGGTAATTAAGATATATTGTGATATAATATGTTATGAAGGGATTTGATATCATATGTTAGGATATCGTGTAATATTATATGTTCTAATATAATGCGATATAATTTGCTATGAAATGATGCGTTATTAATCGTTATGACATGACATGATATCATCATatgtattatttctaattgctgtttttatgtacggatgccttttttgctcttatttgTAATCCAAATCTattaataaagttttggttgtaaagatggagattcgggctattggcGAGCTTTTGTTAATTTTGGtcttagtgcttttgtttagctatattttattaaaataatttgttaaaaataaacgattgtgaggacacaaagaaatctatttgtactatggcactattgtgaatatttgcactgcattaccggcagttgctattgtacgatAGATGGCAGAGCAAGCTTGTAaggtaagttaatagaacagctgatttctgttgatatttgataagatacttttatattggttgcgcaagatgcgcacgggtcaggctcgtataTTATAATACAAAGTTATATCATACAGTGCTGATATGATGTGATATGTTATGATGTGATATCATTGTTATGATGATAATTTGATACGATATAATACTATAAATTGACATGATATATGTAACACGATGAACGATTTAAGACAGAATTAGGCAGTTCATAAGAGTGTCGTTTCGTAGATTCGAGAGGTCCAAATTTTGTTCCTGCGGCAGTCGTGATAGTACCAGTTTCATATCCTGCAATGGACTGCCTATATCCCTAGGGTTCTTTTGAGAGTGTTTTATTGATATCATAACAACAAAAGCGCTGTATTCATTGCAAAATCCTTAGTTTAAAGTTGTTTCATTGTTTTCCAAATAAAATGTCATTAATACAAAGCACACACGACTTTGTCTAATTTATATCGACTTCTAAATGGAAGCCTACCCTATCTCGGCTGCTCTTTCAAATACGATTTATCTTAGGGAACCTTTGAGCATTCATTCAATATATTATGGCGAATGTTGACACCACTAGGCTGTTAGCAAATAATCacgcaataacaaaaacattaaagtgaGCCGCactggtgtacatgaacacataaatcatcatttacacacatacatacaaggcaacgcaGAGATACTCACAACCACATGCAATCATCAACCGaggtagttactcacacatacacccgcGACATGGCGAcaagataaacataaactacaaatatacatgtacttatatagctggtaaataACCAAGCATTAGCTACAACTGTTCGgaaaattactagactttaggagaaatgagttaacgaggaaactgagagtataaaagcagcgcaagctgagtaataacgaatcagtttgatttaaacacgctatcagtttcgAAATGAAGTAAAATTGTGAAGTATAGttgcactactcccaaagtagtataataaagaccgttttgcaatacagaatattggagtgatttattcaacagagtttccctaaattcgttacaatgtttTGAAGTAAGTTAGggcgtttataaaaaatattctGAGATAGGGAGTTCTTCAACGGAACTCTGAGATGTGGCGTTTTTGGAAAACCATTCTGAGTGGATATGGTGTAAGGTGATATGACTTACATACGTCATGTGAAATATCATAATCAGATATGATAAAAATTCTTCACACAAACTAAGGTATTTTGCTGATATAATATCGTGATAAGGCCGATGCTATTATATCAGGTTTTGGTCCAATGCGCTACGGTTAAGATCAGATGATATCCCCTTTTACACCACCTACTCTGGCTAAACTTCAAACCATATAGTTTAGACCTTTCCAACTAGAAAGGCAGATGTAGCATATTCGTACACATGCTGGGAAAAGCTTCATTGCGAGCCCTAATAAGCGCGGTTCTTCCAGTACACAACCTTACCCTAAGATGTGTCTTAGttataaaaaatgttaattttttacTCACtgtattaatatttctggcaccGGAAATACATTTTCAATATTACACACCAGCTGAGTTTCATTTTGAATTCGattgtatttaaatgtatgcGTATAGTTTTGTACGTCGATAATATGCAATCTCCTCTCCATCGATAAAGACTCTTTATCCGTTTGCACATGACATCGATATATACCGGATGTGTCTATTGACGGATTTAAAAGCAGTATGCCACTGTGTTCATTGTCCGGTTCGGAAGATAAAGATTGCACCTCCTCTTTAAATTCAGGCTAAAAAAATTGTAGAACATTTTATTACAGATATTTCCCTCCCtcgatatatattatatagatCTTACGATAACGGATGTTCCGTGTCCTTTGATATATTGAAAAATGATTCGGTTATCTTTCATCCATTTCACCACAAGCGATTGGCTGTCCTTATCATCTTTAAATTGACAGTTTAACGGTATTGGATCCACATCATCATGATCTATAACAACGAATGATGGTACTACTATTTTGAGTAGTTGCAAGGCAAGAGCTTCTGCGAAAAGGcaaattaaattttaagaaataacttttttttggatcGTCATAAAAATATATCATGTTTATAATAATATATACTTATTGATTCGCGGATCCATCGCCCTCCCTCTCAATGCGAAATTCCCCACCCGTCCTTTCCTTTTTACCTAATTCCCACGCCCGCTGCTTTTCCTGCGCCCACTTTAATCCCTAAATCTCATAAAATATCCCAGAATGAGTTCACTGGAAGTGCAAACCGCCTGCTTTCAGTGGATTGTTGCGAAATTCGAGCGAAGAATATATCTACATCCTCGTCAACAGCGATCCAGAGCAGGAATAGATCGTCGAAGCTAAAAATTGTATGCAGACCGCCACTAAACGAATAGTGCCATATCAATAGTTGACTGGGCTCACCTCAGACTGCCCCTTGACCTTCCGAACTAGGTGGTCGGCAGCAGAGTACTCAGTTTGAATACTGTGATTTGTGACGGTATCGCAGTTCCTTGCTGCGACTTTTGCTACGTACAAGCTCTTGCTTGTGCTTGATTTCCATGAAAAATTAATGTCACATATGCACTGGAACGAGAAGCGGATTTTGGGTATTAAAATATCACTGTCTGATGATAGAAGCATGATGAGCGCACTTTAAGATGTAGAGCAATCACTTCTATTGCTGTGGTAGGAATGATTAGGATAGGGAAGAAGTTGAGCACTTCTATTGCAAATCTCCTGCTCTGAGCAAGACGTGTATGGAATCTAATGGACAGTTTTGGCGGAGCTGCTGGC from Eurosta solidaginis isolate ZX-2024a chromosome 3, ASM4086904v1, whole genome shotgun sequence includes these protein-coding regions:
- the LOC137243857 gene encoding uncharacterized protein, with translation MNWFLYIVSVLTVLTVALQKEALALQLLKIVVPSFVVIDHDDVDPIPLNCQFKDDKDSQSLVVKWMKDNRIIFQYIKGHGTSVIPEFKEEVQSLSSEPDNEHSGILLLNPSIDTSGIYRCHVQTDKESLSMERRLHIIDVQNYTHTFKYNRIQNETQLVCNIENVFPVPEILIQTIDGERIDIVSINSTELSDGKYSTSAIAVQRTDDESDNKYQCIMMFNDLSYNLTFVTSGCISFRRLPIWSHHILLTILLALVTYKTN